Part of the Burkholderia sp. FERM BP-3421 genome, CGGCGCGAACCTGAGCGGCGCGAAATTCACGCTGGCCGTGCCGGACTATGTGGCGGCGGCCGGCGTGCGGCAATTCGCGGATCTCGCGCGGCAGGCGGACCGGTTCGGCGCGCGGATCTACGGCATCGAGCCCGGCGCGCCCGCGAACCAGAGCATCCGGCGCATGCTCGACGATCACGCGCTCGGCCCCGCGCGCTGGTCGCTCGTCGAATCGAGCGAAACCGGCATGCTGACGCAGGTCGAGCGCGCGGTGCGCGCGCATGAGTGGATCGTGTTCCTCGCCTGGGAGCCTCATCTGATGAATACACGTTTCCACCTCGTGTATCTCGCGGGCGGCGATGCGTACTTCGGTCCCGACTACGGCAGCGCGACCGTCAACACGGTGACCCGCGCGGGCTTTGCCGCCGACTGTCCGAATCTCGCCCGCCTGTTCCGCCAGATGCGCTTCGGCGTCGATCTGGAAAACCGCCTGATCGCGCGCCTCCTGGACCCGCATCAGCCCGCCGAGGCCGCCGCGCGGCAGGCGCTGCGCGACGAGCCGGCGCGCGTCGCCGCATGGCTCGACGGCGTGACCACGGCGAACGGCGCGCCGGGCCTGCCCGCGGTGCGCGCGGCGCTGGCCGGGCCGTGACGCAGCCTGCCCGGGTCGTCTGCTGACCATTCGATGTCGCCTGGAGACGGGTAGCGCGAAATATGGGTTTGTACTTTTTGGCGAGCGGCGGTTGATTGTGCACAAGGCGCGCAACGATCGCCGCGCGTGGAACAGACAGACAGGCAGGCGGCGCGGATCCGCGTGGCGCGTGGAGTCCGCTTTCCAATCAGCGGGCAGGGAGGGTGTGGACATGAACAAGACGAAGCGCGTCGCGTGGCGCGCAGTGGCGCTCGTACTCGCGGGCGTGCCGGTCGCCGGTTACGCGCAGAGCAGCGTCACGCTGTACGGCATTCTCGACGCCGGGGTGACCTATGTGAGCAACTCGGGAGGCGGGCGCGTCGTGAAGTTCGACGACGGCGTGTCCTACGGCAACCGGATCGGCTTCAAGGGCGTCGAGGAACTGGGCGGCGGGCTGAAGGCGGTCTTCGTGCTCGAAAGCGGGTTCCGGCTCGGCAATGGCAACCTGGGCTTCGGCGGCGCGGAATTCGGCCGGCAGGCCTATGTCGGCTTGCAGAACGACTGGGGCACGCTGTCGCTCGGCAACCAGCTCGACATGACCAACGAAATGGTCTACACGACCAATATCTCGGCGTGGGGAAGCGGCTACGCGATCCACCAGGGCGACTTCGACCGCTTCAACGGCGACCGCCTGCCCAATTCGGTGAAATTCCTGTCGAACACGTTCGGCGGCTTCAAGTTCGGCGGCATGTATTCGTTCGGCAACGTGGCGGGCGATTTCCATCGCAACAGCGCCTACAGCCTCGGCGCGAACTTCACGCAGGGCGATTTCATGATCGGCGCGGCCTATACGCGCCTCAACAACCCGAACGGGATCTACGCGTTCGACCCGTACGCGATGATCGGCACCCACACCTTCCTCGGCCAGCCGACCGTGAGCGTCAATCCGGCCACGGGCCAGGTCACCGACCTGTACGCGAACACGCCGATGAACGTCGACAGCCAGGGCACCT contains:
- the choX gene encoding choline ABC transporter substrate-binding protein, with amino-acid sequence MKRIERMKRGPRLARFLAGAALAAGALGGAWAGEPAVCGAVRMAAPGWTDIEATNALAGVVLKALGYRQSVSNLSVPITYQGLKKGQIDVFLGNWMPAQAPLVKPFVDARAIDVLGANLSGAKFTLAVPDYVAAAGVRQFADLARQADRFGARIYGIEPGAPANQSIRRMLDDHALGPARWSLVESSETGMLTQVERAVRAHEWIVFLAWEPHLMNTRFHLVYLAGGDAYFGPDYGSATVNTVTRAGFAADCPNLARLFRQMRFGVDLENRLIARLLDPHQPAEAAARQALRDEPARVAAWLDGVTTANGAPGLPAVRAALAGP
- a CDS encoding porin; the encoded protein is MNKTKRVAWRAVALVLAGVPVAGYAQSSVTLYGILDAGVTYVSNSGGGRVVKFDDGVSYGNRIGFKGVEELGGGLKAVFVLESGFRLGNGNLGFGGAEFGRQAYVGLQNDWGTLSLGNQLDMTNEMVYTTNISAWGSGYAIHQGDFDRFNGDRLPNSVKFLSNTFGGFKFGGMYSFGNVAGDFHRNSAYSLGANFTQGDFMIGAAYTRLNNPNGIYAFDPYAMIGTHTFLGQPTVSVNPATGQVTDLYANTPMNVDSQGTFGVGSSYALGKLTLMGNFTYTTIKGFGQSSHMQVYEGGGSYQFTPALSFIAGYQHTRFEGNHWNQGSAGVHYLLSKRTDVYLSGDYLRASNGVDAVIGYSFTPSTTQTQADVRIGMRHSF